The sequence below is a genomic window from Sphingobacterium sp. ML3W.
GGATTAAACAAACTGTAGAAGAGCGAGAAAAATTAGTCCAAGAACTGCAGAAACTAGAAATGGTGCAGCACATCACTCCTTCAGATGCTAATTTTATTTTAGTGAAATTGGACGATCCCAAAGGCGTATATGCACATCTAGTAGCGCACGGAATCATTGTCCGTGATCGGTCAAAAGTAGAGCTGTGTGAAGGATGCCTTCGTATTACAATCGGTACGCCAGCTGAAAACCGTATATTATTAGAAAAATTAACCACAATCAACATATAAAAGAATGCCTAATCAGCTTAAACGTGTATTGTTTATCGACCGCGATGGTACTTTAATTTTAGAACCAGAGGATCAACAAATTGATTCTTTTGCTAAACTTAAATTTTACCCAGGTGCATTGCAATACCTTCCACGCATTGCCAAAGAATTGGATTTCGACTTAGTTTTAGTTTCTAATCAAGACGGTCTGGGGACAGATGTACATCCGGATGAGAAATTTTGGCCAGTTCATCAATTTATTGTAGACACATTTGCCGCCGAAGGAGTTCTTTTTTCTAAAGAGCATATCGATCGCACATTTCCACATGAAAATGCTGCAACACGAAAACCAGGAATTGGTATGTTGTTGGATTATTTCGATCCTTCGAAATACAATTTAGCGCAATCTTTTGTCATCGGTGACCGTGTGAACGATGTAAAATTGGCTCAAAATTTAGGTGCAAAGGCTATTTGGTTGCGTAATAACGACGGATTAGGTGCTTTGGAAAATGTACAGATTGAAGCTGATACAATAGGTTTGGAAACAACCGATTGGAAATCCATCTATGAGTACTTGAAATTGGGAACGCGTACAGGTGAACACCACCGCAAGACCAACGAAACGGATATCTATATCAAATTGAATTTAGACGGTTCTGGAAAAGCAGATATTGATACAGGTTTACCATTTTTTGACCATATGCTTGATCAAATTGCCCGTCACGGTGCGATAGATCTAACAGTTAAGGCAAAGGGTGATTTACATATTGATGAGCATCATACTATTGAAGATACGGGTATCGCATTGGGTGAAATATTCCTAAAAGTATTGGGAGACAAACGTGGAATTGAGCGTTATTCTTATACCTTGCCCATGGATGATTGTTTAGCGCAAGTGGCATTGGATTTTGGAGGCCGCAATTGGATTGTTTGGGATGCTGAATTTAAACGAGAGAAAATTGGTGATATGCCAACGGAAATGTTTTTCCATTTTTTCAAATCATTTTCCGATGCCTCTAAGTCAAACTTAAACATCAAGGCCGAAGGCGATAATGAACATCACAAAATCGAGGCGATATTCAAAGCTTTTGCCAAATCAATCAAAAAAGCAGTTCGCCGAGATGCTGACAATATGGAGTTGCCCAGTACAAAAGGAGTATTGTAGATAATAGATTGGAGACGATAGATTATAAAAAACAATGATAGGAATTATAAATTACGGCGCTGGTAATATTTTTTCACTGACCGCAGCTTTAGATCGGGTTGGACTCACCTATGGTATGGTCAATACTGTTGAAGAGCTCGATCAGTATGATCGTATCATTATTCCTGGTGTAGGGCATGCAGGTGCCGCAATGGAAAAGTTGCGTGCTTCTGGTTTAGCAGAATGTATTCATACCATTCAAAAACCTGTATTGGGTATTTGTGTCGGGATGCAGCTATTGACTGATTTTTCCGAAGAAGGAAATGCGGATCTATTGGGTATCGTACCCTTGAAAACCTTGCACTTTGATAAAAAAATCAAAGGGAAGGTTCCACATATGGGATGGAACAGCGTTACGATTAGAAATGACAATCCATTATTCAGCAATATAGAAGATAATGCTTATTTTTACTTTGTGCATTCCTATTTCATTGAGTATGACAAGGAATACACCGCAGCGATGTGTGACTATGGATTGCCATTTTCGGCGGCTATAGCAAAAGGGAATTTCTACGGTGTGCAATTTCATCCCGAGAAATCTGGTCAAGCTGGTGAGCAGTTATTAGTGAATTTTTCAAAATTAAGTTAGAAATAAAAAAACAGTTTACAATGTATATTATACCCGCTATTGACGTATTAGATAAGAAGGTTGTTCGTCTGAGAGAAGGAAACTACGATGATGTCACTACTTATGAAATCAGTTTAGAAGAGCAGATCGAGAAGTATCATGCAAATGGTACTGAATTGGTACATATCATTGACCTGAATGGTGCAAAAGGTGATTTTAGTAACCAAGAATATTTATTCGACATCATTCAAAAAACAGAAATGAAAATCCAATACGGTGGCGGAGTTCGCAGTATTGATAAAGTCAAAGAACTCGTTGATGCAGGTATTTACCGCGTTATCGTAGGTACACAAGCGATCACTAACCCATCTTTCTTAGAAGAGTTGAGCATCTTGAATGAAGGTAAAGTCAAATACGCAGATCATATCGTGATTGCGATTGATGTGTTGGACGAAGTGATTAAATATTCGGGTTGGTTAGAATCTTCGCCAATTAAATTAATTGAATATATTGACAAATGTCTTGCTTTAGGATTTTACCGTTTCTTATGTACAGACATCAGCAAAGACGGTAAATTAGGTGGTGCTGGAGTTGAGCTTTACAAAAAGTTGTTGGATCATTCTCCAATTATCAAATTAATTGGTTCTGGAGGTATTAGTTCTATGGAAGATATCAGCAACTTAAAAGCATTGGGTTCTATGGAATCTGTAGTTGTTGGGAAAGCCATCTATGAAAATAGAATATCAATTGAAGAAATTAAAGATTGGAATTTGAAATCGTTAATTAACTTCTAAGGATGTTGGCAAAACGTATAATTCCTTGTCTCGATGTTAAAGATGGGCGTACCGTAAAGGGCGTCAATTTTGTTGACCTACGCGACGCTGGAGATCCGGTTGAGTTGGCATGGCAATACTCCGAACAAGGAGCAGATGAATTGGTTTTTTTAGATATTGCGGCAACACACGAAGGACGTAAGACAACCATAGACTTAGTAAAATCTGTAGCCCGTCAAATCAATATTCCATTTACTATCGGAGGTGGGATCAATGAAATGAAAGATGCAGAGGCCTTGTTGAATGCAGGAGCAGATAAGATATCAATCAATTCAGCTGCTGTTCGCAATCCACAATTGATCAATGATCTTGCTGCCGCATTTGGGGCACAATTTGTTGTTGTTGCCATCGATACGCGTTATTTAGAAGGGCAAAACTTTGTTCATTTAAGTGGAGGGCGAATCAAAACGGATATCAAGACGGAAGATTGGGTTCTCGAAGCGCAAGAAAGAGGTGCAGGGGAGATATTATTGACTTCCATGGATCACGATGGTACGAAGAACGGATTTGATAATGGCCTTTTGAAAAAGATAAATGACTCCATTCATATTCCATTGATCGCTTCAGGTGGAGCAGGTAATCAACAACATTTTGTCGATGTATTTCAACAAGCACATGTTGATGCCGCCTTGGCAGCTTCGGTATTCCATTATGGTGAAATACTGATTCCAGAATTAAAGAATACACTACGTAGTAACGGCATTGTCGTACGTTAGAAGGTTAGATAGTTAAGAAGTTAGAAGGTTAGAAGGGCTTGCTATAGTGAGTCAAAAGCTATCAGGCTTCTACACAAGATAAAAATAGAAATGTTAGATTTTTCAAAAAGTGACGGACTTGTCCCTGTGATCGTGCAAGACGCCCAAACATTAGAGGTGTTGATGCTCGGCTATATGAACGAAGAGGCATGGCAAAAAACACAAGCTGAGAAGCGTGTTACTTTTTTTTCAAGAAGTAAAAATCGTTTATGGACAAAGGGCGAAGAAAGTGGAAACTTTCTAGAAGTCGTTGGTCTGCATATTGATTGCGATAAAGATACTGTACTGATTAAAGCTAGGCCTGTTGGCCCAACTTGTCATACCGGTAGTCGCAGTTGTTTTGATACCGATTACAATCAGAATTTCCTGTTGCAGTTGGAACAAATTATCAAAAACCGTTACGAATTTCCTGCCGATGAATCATACGTGAATCGTTTACGCTCGAAGGGAATCAATAAGATAGCACAAAAAGTTGGTGAGGAAGCAGTGGAAACTGTAATTGCAGCGTTGACGGAAACTGAACACGACTTTATCAATGAAACCTCGGATTTGTTTTTTCATCTCTTGGTATTACTACGAGAGAAAGGTATTTCATTGGAAACTATCGCAAAAAACCTCGAAAGCAGACATCAATAGGAAATCCTCGGTTTTCCTATTCCATAAAAAATTGCCGTATATTTCTTCCATAACATGCTCAAAAAGCAGTGGTAAAATAAGTAATTGAGCAGCTTTCTGGTTTGCTTTTTTTAAACATTTGACAATAGACAGATTTACTATATAGCACATCGCGATGGTATATATAGTAAATTTATCTAAGTTTGTATACGGCAATTTTTTATTATGGATAAATTTGAAATAGAACTAGCAGCAACTTTAAAGGGACATCAAAATCCAATCTTCACCTTGGAGAAAGGATACTTCCCCAATACGTTTTTCTCTGGGGGAAATGATAAAGGTGTTGTAGAATGGGATTTGGAAAAGAAAACATTCAAACGTATTCTCTGTGCAGTCAGTTCTTCCATTTACGCTTTACATTTAATTCCAAATACTTCTTATTTGGCCATTGCTCTTCGGGAAGGAAAAGTTATGATAGTGGATGTCGAACATCAAAAATTGGTTGCCAATCTAGAGGTTTCCAATAAAGCAATCTTTGCTCTTCAAAGTATTCCGACTAAGAACGAATTGGTAGCAGTAGGAGAGGATGGTATTGCCAGCGTATGGTCTCTGGCAGATTTCAAAAAGATCTATGAATTTGCTATTTCTTCCAATACGATACGGACGATAGCCTTATCCCATGATCAAAAGAAAATTGCATTCGGGGACAAAAATGGAGACTTGTTCTTGTTCTCTGCAGAAGATTACCATTTTCTTTTAGCCAATCAGAAGCACACTATGCCCATAACGAGCCTAATCTTCTCTCGGGACGACCTTCAGCTGTTAAGTGGAGCAAGAGACGCTGCTCTAAAAGTATCTGATGTAGCGACTTTAAAAGAGCAATTTGGATTCGTGCCCCATATGTTTACCGTATATGGTATTTATCCACATCCCAAATATCCAATATTTGCAACCGTGAGTCGGGACAAAACAATCAAAATCTGGGATGAGGAGGATTATGCGTTATTAAAAGTAATCAGTCGCGATAAGTTTTTCGATTCCCATACTTTATCCATCAATACAGGTCTTTGGGTTGGAGAAGATCCATATCTTTTAACAGCAGGTGATGATAAATTGATTAAAGTCTGGAAGATGACCATGTCTTAAATATGTATGATGCATTAAGACAGCAACGACACTATTTCCGTTAGGTATTGTGCATCTATCGTATCAAAAGCATTCAGCTCATCGCTGTCAACATCCAAGATACCGATGATGTTGCCATTTTTATAGATAGGGATAACAATTTCTGATTTTGATATTGAGCTGCAGGCGATATGTCCAGGAAATTCGTCTACATTCGGTACGATAATCGTTTTATTTTCTTTCCAGGCAGTTCCACAAACCCCACGTCCATATTGGATCCGCGTACATGCCACAGGACCTTGAAAAGGAGCGAGTACCAATTGATCGTCTTCAATCAGGTAAAATCCTACCCAAAAGAAATCGAACTGTTCTTTCAATGCTGCAGCAATATTTGCAAGGTTAGCTATTTGATTTGTCTCACCAGTGATCAAACCCTTTATTTGCGGAACCAGGTTCACATATTGTTCTGCTTTGGTTCCCTTGTTGATTGTTAAATCTTCTGCCATAAAAAAAGCGCTATTATGCTGTCCAAAGTTAACAGAATAATAGCGCTATTAAAAAATAAATAATTTTCTTACAGTTTCTTTAAAGCCATTTTAATCATGCCTTCCACCGTGAGGTTAGGGTCTGTTTGAACAACGGTATTTAAGACTTTTTCAGCAGTAGCTTTATTAAAGCCTAACATCACTAGTGCTGATAGTGCTTCGTCTGGTATGGACTGTGCCATAGGAATCGTTGACAAGGAATCTACGCCCTGTTTTTTCAACTTATCCTGTAGCTCCAAAATCAAGCGTTGTGCTGTTTTAGGACCTATTCCTTTTATTTTCTGAATCAAAGCAACCTGACCATTCACGATGGCCGATTGTATTTCTTCAGGGGTATTGGATGAAAGAATCATACGACCTGTATTGGGACCAATACCAGAAACCAAAATCAGGTTTTCGAATAATTTCTTTTCTCCTTCAGTTGCAAAACCATACAACGTATGTGCATCTTCTCTTACCTGAAAAGAGATGAATAGCTTACACTGCTCCTGGTCTTTAATTAAGGAAAAAGTATTTAAGGAAATGTGGATATAATAGCCAATCCCACCCACATCGAGAACGACGTGAGTAGGAGCTTTATGTGCTAATTTCCCATTAAAATATGCATACATATGGATATGGAAAAGTAATTAGTTACCTTGTTTTTCGTAAGATTGAACGTCTACAACAGCGATAGTCACCATATTCACGATTTCGCGAACTGAACTATCCAATTGCAATACGTGAATAGGTTTGTTCATACCCAATAGAATTGGACCTACAGCCTCAGCATCACCTACCTCTTGCAATAATTTATATGCAATATTTCCAGACTCTAAATTCGGGAATACCAACGTATTTGCAGGTTGTCCTTTCAAAGTACTGAATGGGAAGTTTGCTTCTAGCAATTCGCTATTAAGGGCGAAGTTTGCTTGTAAATCACCGTCAGCAACAATTTCAGGATGCTCTTTGTGTACGATTTTAATCGCTTCACGTACTTTTGTTGGTGTATTTCCTTCGTTAGAACCAAAGTTAGAATAGGAAAGTAAGGCAATACGTGGACTCACGTTCATTCTTCTGACAGCTTTATCTAACAATACGGTGATATCTGCTAATTCTTTTGCAGAAGGCTCTTTGTTGACTGTTGTGTCTCCTAAGAATATCGGACCTTTTTTCGTCAACATCATGTACATCCCCGCAATACGACTACCTTCTTTAGCTCCAATAACATGGATGGCAGGCTTGATCGTGTTCGCATAGTTTTTCGTCAAACCAGAGATTAACGTATCTGCATCTCCAAATTGTACCATACTTGCTCCGAAGTAATTGCGGTCAATTAAAAGCTTTTTAGCATCTAATTTTGAAAGACCACGACGTTGTCTTTTAACAAATAAATGGTCGACATATTGATTTACACGTTCCGAATCTGCTTCTTCAAAAGGGTCGATGATTTGCACACCGCTCAATTCAAAACTATATTCAGCAATTAAAGCATTGATTTTAGCTTTCTTACCTAGTAAAATTGGAACTGCAATACCTTCTTCTTTTACGATTTGCGCAGCACGAAGTGTTTTATAATTATCCGCTTCAGCAAATACAACACGCTTAGGATTGCGTTTTGCTGCCATGGTCAAATTACGCATGATAGCATCATCCTGACCTAATCTTTTACGAAGTGTTTCTCTATATTTATCCCAATCTTCAATGGTATGTTTCGCCACACCAGATTCAATTGCAGCTTTTGCTACCGCTACCGAAACTTCTGTGATCAAACGTGGGTCATTCGGTTTTGGAATAATGTAATCTGCGGAGAATTTAAGGTTACTCGTATTATAAGCTAAGTTGACTTCTTCTGGAACAGGTTGTTTAGCAAGATCGGCAATGGCTTTAGTAGCCGCTACTTTCATCTCTTCATTGATTACTGTTGCACGTACGTCCAAAGCACCACGGAAGATATAAGGGAAGCCCAGTACATTGTTTACTTGGTTCGGATAATCCGAACGGCCTGTACCCATGATTACATCGTTACGCGTAGCTAGCGCTAAATCGTAATCAATTTCTGGATTAGGGTTTGCCATCGCCAATACAATCGGTTGGTTGGCCATAGTCAATAACATCTCAGCAGTCAAGACATCAGCAGCTGAAAGCCCGATGAATACATCAGCAGCATCTACCGCATCAGCAAGCGTACGGATATCACGATCCGTAGCATACATCGCTTTCATCGTATCCAATGTCTCTCGGTCACGACGGATAACACCTTTGCTATCCAACATGACGATATTTTCTTTTTTTGCACCTGCTGCCACATACATACCTGTACATGAAATAGCAGCTGCACCAGCACCATTCACAACGATTTTCACATCCTCAATCTTTTTACCGATCAATTCACATGCGTTGATCAAAGCTGCACAAGAAATAATGGCCGTACCATGTTGGTCATCGTGCATCACTGGAATATTCATTTCCTCTTTTAGACGTCTTTCGATTTCAAAACACTCTGGTGCTTTAATATCTTCCAGGTTGATTCCTCCAAAAGTAGGTTCCATTGCCTTTACGATATTGACGAATTCATCAACATTCTTGGTGTCAAGTTCGATATCAAAAACATCGATATCAGCAAAGATTTTAAATAACAAACCTTTACCCTCCATCACAGGCTTACCAGCTACAGCTCCGATATCACCAAGACCTAATACTGCGGTACCATTACTAATTACTGCAACTAAATTACCTTTTGCGGTATATTTATAAGCGTCTTCATTATTTGCAGCGATAGCTAAACAAGGTTCAGCAACCCCTGGTGAATAAGCTAGCGATAAGTCTCTTTGAGAATTTGTTGGCTTAGTGGGCACAACTGCTATTTTACCAGGTCTACCCTTTGAGTGGTAGTCTAATGCTGCTTGTTTACGATTTACATTACTCATTTTAATTCTTATTATATAGTGCTAGTTTGTTCAACTTAGGTTACAAATGTATCATTCTTTTTTTGAGAAAGAAACGATAAATAGTCAAAAATTTATTCTGAAGTGTCAATTTATTTGAGGACGTCCAACAGTGTGAACATACGATTGCGCATCGCACTACTGGACCCCGAGTAGTTGTTTATCAAAAGAGCGAATGTGAATTTTTCACCAGAGCTATTTTGATGGATACCAGTATAGCCCAAGGCCCCGTTAATCGTACCACTTTTCATTTTCATGTTATTGTATTCAGGTAAGCTTTTGTAAAATTCCGGAAACCACGATTGCGATTGTGCATACTGCATGATTTTCGCCATTGCAGCAGTGGTGACACGATTCTGGGGAGATAGCCCCGATCCATCTTGATTATTGAGTTCGCTACTACTGATCTGCAATTTATTCTCCCAATATTTCTGTATCAAGGAAGTTCCTTCATTTGTTTCTGTTTTTTGAGCCGTCTGATAGGCAATTGCTTTTACTAACGCTTCGCCATAGAGGTTGATACTTTTCTGATTAAACCAATAGATGATGTTCGCTAAGTCGGGCGATTCATGCGTATCCAAAAGTTGTTTCGCAATATTTGTCGATGCGATAGCTTTGCCGTTGCTGGGTGGTTCAGCAGTTTTGATGCCCACATGTGATAAAGCCTTTGACAGTTGAAAGGCAACATCATAGGCCGGGTCAGGTACGGAAATTTCGATCGTTTTTTTGAGGTCCAATCCGTATGTTCCCCTGATGTAGATATTAGAAGCATAGGGGCCTGAATACGCATACACATTATCTCCTGATCCATTTTTACCGGTAGAAACTTCATTGACGATTTTTAGATAAGAAAGATCTGCTGTCAATTTTTCGATTGTAGCAGGTTTACCAATCGTGCTGTTCGGATTGAATACCACACCAACGGCATTTTCGCGCCAATTTAACGAAGATATGCCAGCTCCATAATAGTTGCCGATATCTGACCAGATCCATCCACCTGGGACTTGATAACCCCCATATCGGCTATCGTCGCCAATAATACGTCCTTGGATTTCTTTAATGCCTGCACTTTGGATCGTATAGATCCATTTGTTTAGCAATTGTTCTTCTTGCGATTCAGGATAACGGTTGCTACCTAAGGTAGGATCTCCGCTTCCTTCGATGATAATATCGCCATGTAATACGCCACCAGCTTGAATAGATCCGGTATAATATAAATTGGTTTTAAATTTAAAATCCTTCCCCAAAATATCGAACGCCGTTGCTGCGGTGATAATTTTCATTGTCGATGCCGTTGCTAAGCCGACTTGTTGGTTCTGTTGGAAAATGGGCTCTCCGGTATTGGCATTCAATACCGTCAATGAAACTGTCCCATTTTTTAAAGCTGGGTCTTTTTCAAACTGACGATAAGCTTCTTCAATTTTGCTTTTGGAGGTTGATTGTGAAAATGTAGGTGTACTGCATAGGGGTAATATAAATATACTAAGAAGGGTAAAGGTTGCACTGATTTTCATTAATTATAATCTTTCTGTTTTCATAAAGATACTGTTGTTTGGTCAAAAGTGTTTAATATGAAAGTCAAAAGTTAGCATTTATACCCTACTTACTTCTTGAAATTTTCCTAACTTGCATGATAAAATTAGAGAAACAATGACGCATTCAGAAAAATTAGCGGCAATAAGAAGTTTGATGAAAGACCAAGGTGTCGATGGTTATATTATCCCTTCTTCTGATCCACATATAAGTGAATATTTACCAGAACGTTATAAATGTATCGCATGGACCTCCGGCTTTACAGGTTCGGCAGGTACGTTGGTCATTACACAAGACTTTGCAGGTTTATGGACCGATACACGCTATTTTGTTCAAGCAAATGAACAATTGGCAGGAAGCGGGTTTGAATTGGTAAAATTAAAAATACAAGGTAATGCGGAATATGCAGATTGGTTGGGAGAGCATCTACCTCAAGGAGCAAAGGTTGCATTTGATGGTAATCTAGCATCTTTGTTAGTCGCGCAATCTGTTCAACAAATTTTGAATCCACTTGATATCGTTGTTGATGGACATGTGGACCTGTTAACCACCTTATGGGAAGGCAGACCTTCATTACCTTTAGAAAAAGCATATTTATTAGCAGACAGTACAACGGGTCAGTCGACCGCATCCAAATTAGCGGCGGTTCGTGCCATTCTTGCTAAAAATAGAGCTCAAGCGCATCTCGTTTCTTCACTAGATGATTTAGCTTGGTTATTGAATATTCGTGGTCGCGATGTTCCATGTAATCCGGTAGTTCTTGGTTTTGTTTATATTACTGCAGATGAAGCTATTTTATATATCGAACCAAGCAAGCTAGAAGCAGCTACCGTAGCAAGCCTAAAAACTTCTGGTGTGGAGGTGAAACCTTATGCGGAAGTATATGCACAAGTGAGCAAGCTCGCAGTATCATCCATTTTGATTGATCCGAAGCGCACTTGCTTTGCTATTTATGACTCCATCCCATCGGAAGTAAACATTATAGAGAAGATCAATCCATCGACTTCATTGAAAGCGATTAAAAATGAAGTTGAGATTGGCCATACACGCGAAACCATGATCAATGATGGGATAGCGATGACAAAATTCTTTAAATGGTTGGAAGCGGCAGTACCTCAGGGTAATCAATCTGAAGTTTCGATTGCAGCAAGATTGCAAGAATTTAGAGAGGAACAACCCGGTTTTAACGATATCAGTTTCAATACCATTGCAGGGTATTTAGATCATGGTGCATTGCCCCATTATTCGGCTACTGAAGAAAGCAATTACGAATTGAAATCAAAAGGTCTTTTACTTGTAGATTCTGGCGGTCAATACCAGACCGGTACGACGGACATCACGCGTGTGGTTTCACTAGGAGCGATTACGCAGGAAGAGAAAGAAGATTATACGATCGTATTGAAAGGTACGATTGAAGGTAGCCAAGCGATTTATCCACAAGGATCAAAAGGATATCAGATTGATGCAATCACAAGACGTTCGATTTGGGCTACTTTACGTAACTACGGGCATGGAACAGGACATGGTGTCGGTTTCTTCTTGAACGTACATGAAGGGCCGCAGACATTCAACTCCGCTAATATTGATGTTGCTATTGAGGCTGGAATGATCAGTTCGATCGAGCCGGGATTATACCGCGAAGGAAAACATGGTATCCGTATCGAAAATTTGGTTTTATCTAGAAACGCAGCATCTTCTATATTTGGTGATTTCATGGATTTTGAGACCTTGACCATTTGCTATATTGCTACGGATCTTGTTGACAAAACATTATTGGACCAACAGCATATTGATTGGTTGAACCAGTACAACCAATGGGTATTCGAGAAACTCGAAGGCCGTTTAAATGAAGAGGAAAAAGCATGGTTGAAAAATAAGACTAAAGCGATCTAAATACGTTTTAAACCCTATAAAAAGAGGCAGGAGGTCATAAGATTTCCTGCCTCTTTTTATAGGCTTGGTTTGCTGTCACGTTTTAAATTAATTAAAATTAATGCTATTTTTGTTGAAAGACCAAATGATAATCATGCGTAAAATCCTACTATTAAGTTTTATTTTTTTGTATTCTTTTGTGGCATTAGCACAGAAGAACTTAATTCCGATGCCTCAGCATTTGGAGCTATTACCACAGGGTGCATTTCCATTGAAAGGAAATCTATCCCTAGCATCAAATACATTTGAGCCACAAGCGAAATATCTGGCCAATGAATTAGAAAGTCTGTTAAAGGTTAACGTTAACTTAAAGAAATCCGGAACGATTCGATTTCAAAAAATATCCCATACGGTTGCCGAGCAACATGATTATTACGAGTTGAAAATCGATGCTAAGGGCATCATCATTTCAGCAACCAGCGAGAGTGCGGCATTCTATGCTGTCCAAACGTTGTTACAACTTGCCGAAGAAAACCAAATCACAGGAAGTATTCCTGCTTTAGAAATAAAGGATTATGCAAAATTTACCTATAGAGGAGCGCACCTGGATGTCTGTAGGCACTTTTTTACTGTAGATGAGGTTAAGTTGTTTTTGGATTACCTGTCGCGTTACAAATTGAATAAATTCCATTGGCATTTGACGGATGATCAAGGCTGGAGAATAGAAATAAAAAGTCATCCGAAGTTAACTTCTATTGGAGGGTATCGTGCGGTAACGGAAGATGTGAAAGATTCTAAATTGACTAAAGACGGTCGTTATGGTGGTTTTTACACACAAGAACAAATCAAGGATGTTGTTGCCTATGCCAAGAAGCTACAAATTGAGGTCATTCCTGAAATAGAGATGCCGGGTCATGCTCAAGCGGCATTGGCTGCATATCCAGAGCTTTCTTGTACTGGTGGACCATTTCAAGTGGGGACGTCCTGGGGCGTTATGGATGATATCTATTGTCCAAAAGAAGAGACTTTTGCTTTACTAGAAGATATCATCGATGAGGTGATCACGTTATTCCCAAGTCAC
It includes:
- the dacB gene encoding D-alanyl-D-alanine carboxypeptidase/D-alanyl-D-alanine-endopeptidase, with the protein product MKISATFTLLSIFILPLCSTPTFSQSTSKSKIEEAYRQFEKDPALKNGTVSLTVLNANTGEPIFQQNQQVGLATASTMKIITAATAFDILGKDFKFKTNLYYTGSIQAGGVLHGDIIIEGSGDPTLGSNRYPESQEEQLLNKWIYTIQSAGIKEIQGRIIGDDSRYGGYQVPGGWIWSDIGNYYGAGISSLNWRENAVGVVFNPNSTIGKPATIEKLTADLSYLKIVNEVSTGKNGSGDNVYAYSGPYASNIYIRGTYGLDLKKTIEISVPDPAYDVAFQLSKALSHVGIKTAEPPSNGKAIASTNIAKQLLDTHESPDLANIIYWFNQKSINLYGEALVKAIAYQTAQKTETNEGTSLIQKYWENKLQISSSELNNQDGSGLSPQNRVTTAAMAKIMQYAQSQSWFPEFYKSLPEYNNMKMKSGTINGALGYTGIHQNSSGEKFTFALLINNYSGSSSAMRNRMFTLLDVLK
- a CDS encoding aminopeptidase P family protein — its product is MTHSEKLAAIRSLMKDQGVDGYIIPSSDPHISEYLPERYKCIAWTSGFTGSAGTLVITQDFAGLWTDTRYFVQANEQLAGSGFELVKLKIQGNAEYADWLGEHLPQGAKVAFDGNLASLLVAQSVQQILNPLDIVVDGHVDLLTTLWEGRPSLPLEKAYLLADSTTGQSTASKLAAVRAILAKNRAQAHLVSSLDDLAWLLNIRGRDVPCNPVVLGFVYITADEAILYIEPSKLEAATVASLKTSGVEVKPYAEVYAQVSKLAVSSILIDPKRTCFAIYDSIPSEVNIIEKINPSTSLKAIKNEVEIGHTRETMINDGIAMTKFFKWLEAAVPQGNQSEVSIAARLQEFREEQPGFNDISFNTIAGYLDHGALPHYSATEESNYELKSKGLLLVDSGGQYQTGTTDITRVVSLGAITQEEKEDYTIVLKGTIEGSQAIYPQGSKGYQIDAITRRSIWATLRNYGHGTGHGVGFFLNVHEGPQTFNSANIDVAIEAGMISSIEPGLYREGKHGIRIENLVLSRNAASSIFGDFMDFETLTICYIATDLVDKTLLDQQHIDWLNQYNQWVFEKLEGRLNEEEKAWLKNKTKAI
- a CDS encoding NADP-dependent malic enzyme, which encodes MSNVNRKQAALDYHSKGRPGKIAVVPTKPTNSQRDLSLAYSPGVAEPCLAIAANNEDAYKYTAKGNLVAVISNGTAVLGLGDIGAVAGKPVMEGKGLLFKIFADIDVFDIELDTKNVDEFVNIVKAMEPTFGGINLEDIKAPECFEIERRLKEEMNIPVMHDDQHGTAIISCAALINACELIGKKIEDVKIVVNGAGAAAISCTGMYVAAGAKKENIVMLDSKGVIRRDRETLDTMKAMYATDRDIRTLADAVDAADVFIGLSAADVLTAEMLLTMANQPIVLAMANPNPEIDYDLALATRNDVIMGTGRSDYPNQVNNVLGFPYIFRGALDVRATVINEEMKVAATKAIADLAKQPVPEEVNLAYNTSNLKFSADYIIPKPNDPRLITEVSVAVAKAAIESGVAKHTIEDWDKYRETLRKRLGQDDAIMRNLTMAAKRNPKRVVFAEADNYKTLRAAQIVKEEGIAVPILLGKKAKINALIAEYSFELSGVQIIDPFEEADSERVNQYVDHLFVKRQRRGLSKLDAKKLLIDRNYFGASMVQFGDADTLISGLTKNYANTIKPAIHVIGAKEGSRIAGMYMMLTKKGPIFLGDTTVNKEPSAKELADITVLLDKAVRRMNVSPRIALLSYSNFGSNEGNTPTKVREAIKIVHKEHPEIVADGDLQANFALNSELLEANFPFSTLKGQPANTLVFPNLESGNIAYKLLQEVGDAEAVGPILLGMNKPIHVLQLDSSVREIVNMVTIAVVDVQSYEKQGN